In a single window of the Coregonus clupeaformis isolate EN_2021a chromosome 10, ASM2061545v1, whole genome shotgun sequence genome:
- the LOC123491669 gene encoding transmembrane protein 74B-like, producing MESLNAVELCELGDGDKRPAHEATTTPRQATQSRPRTVASAGIENASYQDEEHDTRFSHQGADSSSVHRSTSNDRGYQSQPQPFQRDELSHRSEEGHETDFNDHSVDYGFIFAMVFLVSGIVLVVIAYTIPREAKVNPDLVSARQMEKLEMYYTQLGSHLDKCIIAGLGLLTLGGMLLSILLMVSICKGELYRRRTFVQPRKTYGSIHLRMRQLGEGGESLFECELSHTGTTALTTGPTDGTQVPSGTQQE from the coding sequence ATGGAGTCTTTGAATGCCGTAGAGCTCTGTGAATTGGGGGATGGGGACAAGCGCCCTGCCCACGAGGCCACTACAACTCCGCGACAAGCTACCCAGTCAAGACCTCGGACAGTAGCTAGCGCTGGAATCGAGAATGCGTCATATCAGGACGAGGAGCACGACACGAGGTTCAGTCACCAGGGAGCAGACAGCTCGAGTGTTCATCGGTCCACGTCTAATGACAGGGGCTATCAGTCACAACCCCAGCCTTTCCAGCGAGATGAGCTGTCACACCGCTCTGAGGAGGGCCATGAGACTGACTTTAACGACCATTCTGTCGACTACGGGTTCATATTTGCCATGGTGTTCTTGGTGAGTGGAATTGTACTGGTGGTCATTGCCTACACCATTCCCCGAGAGGCTAAGGTCAACCCAGATCTTGTGTCAGCCCGTCAGATGGAGAAACTGGAGATGTACTACACACAACTGGGCTCACACCTCGACAAGTGTATCATAGCAGGCCTGGGACTGTTAACTCTAGGGGGAATGCTCTTGTCCATCTTGCTAATGGTGTCCATATGCAAAGGTGAGCTGTACCGCCGGAGGACTTTTGTCCAACCCAGGAAAACGTACGGGTCGATTCACCTGCGGATGAGACAGTTGGGCGAGGGGGGAGAATCTCTGTTTGAATGTGAACTTAGCCACACTGGCACCACAGCTCTAACCACTGGGCCAACAGATGGAACACAGGTGCCCAGTGGGACCCAACAGGAGTAG